From a region of the Candidatus Tectomicrobia bacterium genome:
- a CDS encoding endonuclease III, giving the protein MPPKASPSSALDFRSKKRLTRRLADHLRERFGVPSREARAGILDALIETLLSQSTTDHNRDLAFGGLKRRFPAWEQAAAARPAGIAAAIRQGGLANQKSARISSFLRWLKRERGELSLEFLHDAPDAEAVALLTRHKGIGVKTAYVTLMKASSRDLFPVDVHIHRIARRLGLIGPRVTPEKAHGELAPLVPPGRAHELHMNLLAFGRAVCTARAPRCGECILRRGCAFYRSLPPAAKAGG; this is encoded by the coding sequence GTGCCGCCAAAGGCATCCCCCTCCTCCGCCCTTGATTTCCGGTCCAAGAAGCGCCTGACGCGGCGCCTGGCGGACCACCTCCGTGAACGCTTCGGCGTCCCCTCCCGCGAGGCCCGGGCCGGCATCCTCGACGCCTTGATCGAGACCCTGCTCTCCCAGAGCACCACCGACCACAACCGCGACCTCGCCTTCGGCGGCCTGAAGCGGCGCTTCCCCGCCTGGGAGCAGGCCGCCGCGGCCCGCCCCGCCGGGATCGCCGCCGCCATCCGGCAGGGGGGCCTGGCCAACCAGAAGTCGGCCCGGATCTCCTCCTTTCTGCGGTGGCTGAAGCGGGAGCGGGGGGAGCTCTCGCTCGAGTTCCTCCACGACGCCCCCGACGCCGAGGCCGTGGCCCTCCTGACGCGCCACAAGGGCATCGGGGTCAAGACCGCCTACGTCACCCTGATGAAGGCCTCCTCGCGGGACCTTTTCCCGGTGGACGTGCACATCCACCGCATCGCCCGGCGCCTCGGCCTCATCGGCCCGCGCGTCACCCCCGAGAAGGCCCACGGGGAGCTGGCGCCCCTCGTCCCCCCCGGCCGGGCCCACGAGCTGCACATGAACCTCCTGGCCTTCGGCCGGGCCGTCTGCACCGCCCGCGCCCCCCGGTGCGGGGAGTGCATCCTCCGCCGCGGCTGCGCCTTCTACCGGAGCCTTCCTCCCGCCGCCAAGGCCGGCGGATGA
- a CDS encoding DMT family transporter: protein MTAAISLIGLAELLAILSSLTYAVAQALVRMGMRNASPFAAALVINGCTATGGLILSLWDGTLLASTFWPLFWYAMVGVIGPGIGRLFGFIGITRIGLSRSTTIASSTPIWGIAFAALVLGEAPTAGIILGTLGIVAGVVILSPTEAERERLGGWLQAGVVYPAVCSLAYALPPVFSKLAYAHQRTPYVGMAVAFSVGNLVTLAFKGLRPAEVRLSVGRPAWRWLLIAGGCSCVSSILLWNAILIGSVSTTLPLSRMAPFWVLLISYFFLGQIERITWRDVMATVLVVAGGVLITAFRI, encoded by the coding sequence ATGACGGCCGCCATCTCGCTCATCGGCCTGGCCGAGCTCCTGGCCATCCTCTCCTCGCTCACCTACGCCGTCGCCCAGGCCCTCGTCCGGATGGGGATGCGCAACGCCAGCCCCTTCGCCGCCGCCCTGGTCATCAACGGCTGCACGGCGACGGGCGGGCTCATCCTCTCCCTTTGGGACGGCACCCTCCTCGCCTCCACCTTCTGGCCCCTGTTCTGGTACGCGATGGTCGGCGTGATAGGCCCCGGGATCGGCCGCCTGTTCGGCTTCATCGGCATCACCCGCATCGGCCTCAGCCGCTCGACCACCATCGCCTCCTCGACCCCCATCTGGGGCATCGCCTTCGCCGCCCTCGTCCTCGGGGAGGCCCCCACCGCGGGGATCATCCTCGGCACCCTGGGCATCGTCGCCGGGGTGGTCATCCTGAGCCCCACCGAGGCCGAGCGGGAGCGCCTGGGCGGCTGGCTCCAGGCCGGGGTCGTCTATCCGGCCGTCTGCTCCCTCGCCTACGCCCTCCCCCCCGTGTTCTCGAAGCTGGCCTACGCCCACCAGCGGACCCCCTACGTGGGCATGGCGGTGGCCTTCTCGGTGGGGAACCTCGTGACCCTGGCCTTCAAGGGGCTCCGCCCGGCCGAGGTGAGGCTCTCGGTGGGGCGGCCGGCCTGGCGCTGGCTGCTGATCGCGGGGGGGTGCAGCTGCGTGAGCTCCATCCTCCTCTGGAACGCCATCCTCATCGGGAGCGTCTCGACCACCCTCCCCCTCAGCCGGATGGCCCCTTTCTGGGTCCTCCTCATCAGCTATTTCTTCCTGGGTCAGATCGAGCGCATCACCTGGCGGGACGTGATGGCCACCGTCCTCGTGGTCGCGGGCGGGGTGCTCATCACGGCGTTTCGGATTTGA
- a CDS encoding flavin reductase family protein gives MTTYAKKDFPVSEIRRFLEPGPIVLVSSAWKDETNILTMGWHMVMEFQPSLVGCYIWNANHSFDMIRKSRECVINVPTVELGAQVAGIGNCSGRDVDKFSRFKLTAAPGEKVNAPLIEECYANFECRLIDSSLIRKYSLFVLEVVKARAPVSPKYPQTLHYRGDGRFMISGPTVGRYRKWFRPEML, from the coding sequence ATGACGACTTATGCAAAAAAGGATTTCCCGGTGTCGGAAATCCGGCGGTTCCTCGAGCCGGGCCCCATTGTCCTGGTGAGTTCTGCATGGAAGGACGAGACCAACATCCTGACCATGGGATGGCACATGGTGATGGAGTTCCAGCCGTCGCTCGTCGGGTGCTACATCTGGAACGCCAATCACAGCTTCGACATGATCCGCAAGAGCAGGGAATGCGTGATCAACGTTCCGACGGTGGAACTCGGGGCTCAAGTCGCCGGCATCGGCAACTGCTCGGGCCGCGATGTCGACAAATTCTCAAGGTTTAAGCTGACGGCGGCGCCGGGCGAGAAGGTCAACGCCCCCCTGATCGAGGAGTGCTACGCCAATTTCGAATGCCGGCTCATCGATTCAAGCCTGATCAGGAAATACAGCCTGTTCGTCCTGGAGGTTGTGAAAGCCCGTGCGCCGGTTTCGCCTAAATATCCGCAGACCCTGCACTATCGCGGCGACGGCCGGTTCATGATCTCGGGGCCGACGGTCGGCAGGTACCGCAAATGGTTCAGGCCGGAAATGCTGTAA
- a CDS encoding XRE family transcriptional regulator: protein MAATLKEKMKKLPARRRRKIEKRAAELIAGEMSLRDLRKAHRLTQKRVAKSLGITQDGVSRLEKRSDLLISTLHGYVRSMGGTLHLVAEFPDRPPVKLKGFGEMEGRAEKNGA, encoded by the coding sequence ATGGCGGCGACGCTGAAAGAAAAGATGAAGAAGCTGCCCGCGAGGCGGCGGCGGAAGATCGAGAAAAGGGCGGCGGAACTGATCGCCGGGGAAATGTCCCTGCGCGACCTCAGAAAGGCGCATCGGCTGACCCAGAAGCGCGTGGCCAAGAGCCTCGGCATCACCCAGGACGGCGTGTCGCGGCTCGAAAAGCGCTCCGACCTGCTGATTTCGACCCTGCACGGCTACGTGCGCAGCATGGGCGGGACGCTGCACCTCGTGGCCGAATTCCCGGACCGACCGCCCGTGAAATTGAAGGGCTTCGGCGAGATGGAGGGCAGGGCCGAAAAGAACGGCGCGTGA
- a CDS encoding type II toxin-antitoxin system RelE/ParE family toxin codes for MRWEILFHGAFEREFDELQEDVQDELLAHARLLEEFGPSLKRPWADTLKGSRHANMKELRFQAGDGVWRVAFAFDPKRRAVLLVCGDKSGGGEQRFYRNLIRKADQRFGEHLAGLEKEEGR; via the coding sequence GTGAGATGGGAGATCCTGTTTCATGGCGCCTTTGAGCGCGAGTTTGACGAATTGCAGGAGGACGTGCAGGACGAATTGCTGGCGCACGCAAGATTGCTTGAGGAATTCGGCCCGTCCCTGAAACGGCCCTGGGCCGATACGCTGAAAGGCTCCCGGCACGCCAACATGAAGGAATTGCGGTTCCAGGCCGGGGATGGCGTCTGGCGGGTCGCCTTCGCCTTTGATCCGAAGCGGCGCGCCGTTCTGCTCGTGTGCGGGGACAAGAGCGGCGGGGGCGAGCAGCGGTTTTACCGGAACCTTATCCGCAAGGCGGACCAGCGGTTCGGCGAGCATCTTGCCGGGCTGGAGAAAGAGGAAGGAAGATAG
- a CDS encoding VOC family protein: MKFGWDHVHFVCRDAEGMAGYFERVFGAERVRVDENLRGARNITLRIGDCRLMVRGTRPGERFDAQAPRLVEGLDHLGLSVDDLRAAYPVLKERGAKFIVGPEAGVGGRLIAFVEGPENIRIELCEPMKG; this comes from the coding sequence GTGAAATTCGGCTGGGACCACGTTCACTTCGTCTGCCGCGACGCGGAGGGGATGGCCGGGTACTTCGAGCGGGTGTTCGGGGCGGAGCGGGTGCGGGTGGACGAGAACCTGCGCGGCGCCCGGAACATCACCCTCCGGATCGGGGACTGCCGCCTCATGGTGCGCGGGACCCGGCCCGGCGAGCGCTTCGACGCCCAGGCGCCCCGGCTCGTCGAGGGGCTCGACCACCTCGGCCTCTCGGTGGACGACCTGCGGGCGGCCTATCCCGTCCTTAAGGAGCGGGGGGCCAAGTTCATCGTCGGCCCCGAGGCCGGGGTGGGCGGCCGGCTCATCGCCTTCGTCGAGGGCCCCGAGAACATCCGCATCGAGCTCTGCGAGCCGATGAAGGGGTGA